AGGACAATTGGAATAAAGATCCTGAAACTTGCAAGGATTGGctgtgaaaatgaataaaaacacaaaattaatcacaaattggaaataaaaatctacagtgtttcctttcagaatattttcattgatatttcttatattttcatatatataatatatatttcaatatatattttcattgatATTTCTTTAATCTCtcatttttcctatttgttGCTCTTTACTCCACAGTAGTGTCCAAGATTTTGACCACATATACAGTATTCCTAGCTTTTTTTCAAGGTTTGTTGCTGAACTTACAAGGTATTTTGACCTCATTGCAGTCAATGGATCTTCTTACACTAAGAAGTACTTGTGAGAGCTTCCGTATGGAGATCCAGACATTGTCATCTTTAATTAAAGTATCTGGGTCATATGAATATCTTTATCTATCCCTGTGGGTCCAAAAAGTGGAGGGTATCTGCATCCCAATGGACATAAAATCAGCTACCATTTAACATTTGCCCACCTGTCTTACAGACTCCTTTTTGGGTTTCACACCACAAGTCGTCCTACACAGGTAAAGCACCTAATGTGAGGAAGCCTGGGACTGCAATTGTTCTTCCATAAAAGAGgtaataaatagtaataatatgGCAACCTATACAGCATGAGATTAATAGCCTTTCTTTTGGCCTGGCATTTgaacaaatcattttaaaacttcCCATTTGCATAAACTAATTGGTATTTTTTACAGTATCAACTTTACCTGTGTCAcaattaaaatgcttaaaactTACTGCATAATCCGTTGTCACAAGCATTAGGGCAGTCACCACAGGGTTTTCCTTCTTTGTAGGGTGTCTTCATTAAATCTACCCTATTCCCCCTGAAACATAACCATTACTAAAATAAACTATAAACTCACTATAACATATCTGAGAGTAAAACTTAATTATATGGATGCATACATATATTAATATATgctaaatctttattttataggtcaagttatttatatatattagaaTGTGAATATGGAAATCAATTTTACACAAAGTTTATAAAACCTCACTCTGCCTTAAaatttttccccctccccccaaatagTATTATGGTACATACCAATATGCCTTTCTGAACCAAGGTTTCAAGGACaatgtggaaaatatttatctgtgaTCTACTATGATGAGAATTAGGGTTTTGGGCAAATtaaatttaatctgaaaatCAGTGTCAGCATTATGTTTTATGCTTTTACTTGCTTGAGGATTCTTTTCACAGGTATGTTTCTGTCCATATTCTTAATACGTTCCTTAGACCTGTTCCTGAGTTGTGAGTGATGCATTGTGTTACAAATTTCCTGTCTTCTGTCTTATTTTGATAATGTAATAAGAAATTTCAGTAGCAGAATCAATACATACGCAGGGCAGTACTGGCACACATAAAAGTACTTATAGTTACTATTAGGACAGTAAGCAACCGCACATCCAATTTGGTAAGACTTGTACCAAACCACCTGCAGATATAAGAATAAAGATCATtggagaatgaaaaacaaatacaattgAAAATAATTGAAGTAAGTTATGcattaaagaaacatttgcaaCCAAGTTAAGTCCTTTATATCTAACATTTATAGTAAATATTAGTCCCATCTTGTTGGTAAAGCATTTTTTTACCTGCTTTCACCCCTCAATCAAATAACATTTTAGGGTATAATTACAAAAttttatcatatatatatatataaagttttaTGCTAAACTGTCTTGACGTagtgtattttcatttaattacaACTCTTGAAGAAGATGCTGTAAACACAAAAGATGGTGTAAAATTTTGTATATGCAGTTGAACAGAGGAAGTTATCATAAGCCACTTTCCAACTGGGAACTCTCTGAAGTAGTGGAACTCCATAGATCATAGCATaactatatatatttccttcctGATAATTTAATAACCCTATTCTTCCAGTGTCTGAGAAATTTTCGaatgttaaacaaacaaatgtttctTCCCATTTTATCTTCCTGAAGCTTTGAAATACTTGTATCTTTACTCTGTGTGCAAAAATAGTTGTTTGTGTGTCATGTCATACACGTGACTAAGTGTGTGCATGGTTGGAGACTTTGctgaagggaaacaaaaccaaaggtGATGATGGCAGAATAACAATCCATATCCCTGGTACTGTAGGAAAAACAGTAGAGCAGAATGCAcaataaataattacaaattttaaaaggtcAAAATTACTGAGCTTTCTCCCAGTGGACAAACTATTCAATATCTGCCATCAGAGTAGActgggtggggggtggggggcaccatGACACATCTCATGACACCCAGCCATGGTTTTTGGGGAGTGGGGTGGTTGGGATGACTACATCTATTTTAACTCCCTTTGTAAATCTATTCCAGCTTCTCCACTTGCTGCACATAAACTCACTTAATACTTAACCGGATTTGGTGTAATCTAGCAATTTAAACCAAAGCACCGACTTCTAGTATACTTTatgaaaaaattgaaatgacACTTAAgtcttttaaattctgtttttcgTTGGTGTAACTTTCATATCTCTATTGTACTCGTTGTATTTAAATATGAGAGGGTAAATATTGCTTGGCTgacatggatttttatttattcagcatGGAATATAAAGAGGTTGCATCTACCTGAGTGTAATGGCCAATCACAGcatcttttgttgttgctccTACTCCGTATTTGAAATCTTTCTCCTCATTGTACCAGGCCTGAATAGCATCTGACCATGAGGAAGGAGCGGTTGACATGTAGAGATTTTCACCACAATCtacatctgaaaagaaaaagggactgagaaatgaagaaaacatgcaCGTGTGAGAACAAGTAAAAGTTGCTCTGAGATCCCTGGCAGCTTTCATCCCAGAAGGGAtggcagggatttttttctggttccaTGACACCACCTTTTGTCAATTCTGAAGTCATCTGACCGATTTGCAGCGTGGCCAACCTGTTTGGCTGGTAGTTTTAGTTGTTGACAGACCTTGTACGTGTCAGTAGATACACATGCACATGTGCACTGTAATAGATTCGTGACTGTATTTTTGATATTTGGAAGGTGGCAGCTCTAATCATCATTCAGTTCACAGTCCTGTAATCTTGGGAAAATCACAATAATTCAAACTTTACTTCTGGTACACACTAAGGTGTCTACTGTGTCGTGTATTTGCCTCCTGTTTTTATTCAGGTCTAGTGCCCTGACCAACCTTACTACATATGCATCACTTCTCATGTGGGGTTCACTTTAGCAAGAACCactgaattcatttttattttattttatttttagacaaaAAGCATGAGAACTGAAGGTCAGTCCACATCTTATACAGTATATACAGAAGCCAGCAGTAAATACCACAGTGGCCACTGATCATAGCTATTGCTAATGTGCTGTAGCTGTAACCTCAATATCCAATGACTGAAGTGTTTACATGAGCCTCCCAGATAGTTATAGGTTAAAGCAAGGTGCCAGGGGATTTAAAAGTTTTGAATCTTGTCTCAGCATCTATGCACTTTAGCACCATCAGTAGGTTTTGGACCTTCACTCTCTTCCCCGTCCATCCCAGACAGTTAAATCCAGCCCTTGCAAGCTCGTTTAGGCAGAAAATTGGatcaagattttcttctttctaatgGAGATACTGAAAGTGTATATTTTCTCaccacttatttatttatttatttatttcagccaCTGAAGAAAATTGGATATGCTCATGTAAAACCGATGCAACTGAGATGAGAAAAGGACTAAATTCTTCTTACTTACTGGACAGATTTACATCTAGAAATCTATTTTTGTCCCATGCACCAATAAAAAACATTGAATGTAAATGATATCTCAAATGCTTagtcaaataatttaaaagataaattaaaacaaaaataaaaatctcacaaATTGTTCAGTGCTTTCCATCAACTTAAAAGTTTGATAAGGAAAGTAGTGCTTGAGGAAGGCAATTAATGGGAAATGTAAGACCAGAAATTTtgcacacacttttttttttttttctcagagattGGTAATTTAACATAAATTTGATAACTAAATGAATTGGTGACAATATATCATACAATTTCCATTGGACTTATACTTTTTTGGTACAAGTATTTTTGGGTAAGAGCTTTtgcttcatattttgttttctgaacaaaatttAGAgcaaaaaaatctagaaaaaaaatgtacagcttTAAGTTTCACTCCATACAATCCTAAAGATTAGGATGAATGAACCATGTcttagaagaatttttttttccatctgcttaCATTTAATGTACAGGAATATACACTGACCAATTCTGGTTTATGTCATTACTTAGTGGACATTTTCAGTTAGAAATGTGAATCACATCATCACATTATGAAATcacaattataaaaataaagttatacCAAAAAAAGTACATGAAACAATTacattataatatataatatattataaactattataaaattataaaatatatttagctgAGTATGTAGTCTCACCTCAGAAGATATGAATCTacaaagatgaaaataagtaaatgaattatttcagcttcattttgaTATCAGCTAATTTAGAAATCCCATGCTCCCAAATTGGTTACTTTAATATTGTAAATGACATCATTCAGTGAGCATTCATTCTTTACTTACTGGTTTTCCTCTGGCTTGAAGGACTGTGACTGAGAGAACATTGATTTGCCCAGTTTTGAGCATTAGTTGCAGCTGCAAGGTTCCATTCCttcatgaaagaagaaagaatgaaagaagaaaatctgagtCATTCAGGCATTAAGCACTGACGAACCGCTCCTGAAGCAACAAAACTTGGAAACTACACTTTGAATCAGAAAATTATATGCAAACCCCTATTTTAGCaggggtggtggtgctgggagtAGAAATGGATTTATTGTGCACCCAGGAATTGACTAGAAACTGTGAAGAATGACAAAGAATACATCAGAAAGGAATGAACAATGTTGTggctcctccttttcctcccttttctttctcctccaaaaGAAAGACACATTACTGTTCATACACCACAAAATCttccaaaccttttttttctttccatctgtgCAATTTTATATTTCTCCTGGTAGTTGCTGTGCTAGGTCCCTAGGAAAGGTGTGGAGGGTGCATTTGttgctaaataaaataaattgaccTTTTATACAGTTCTGTAGCTCTCACGGGGTCCATTCCTCAGTGCCGATAGATTTACAGCACACAACTTACCATCCTCAACATGTTGCTGGCAGTCGGGTTTACTCCTCTCCTGAGCGTATTGTGTTTGTCAACAATTAGCTTTTGCTGATCAGGATTGGTAGTTATCAGAGCAGTGAAAGCTTCAGGTACCTAAATTGAAAGCAAAagttgcatatatatatatttatgtgaaTGTAACTAATGCTGCATACTGTctaggaaatattaaaataccaaATAACTAATATCAATGAAGGAGTTGATCCTTGTAACAGAGGAGGTACTGTGATATGCTTTGTCCCCTAAGTTTTTCTAGGGGAGCTCCCAGGCAAAGTAGCACTTTGAGTGGTTAGCGGCAATTAAAATACCACTGGTTCCTTCGTCCTATGTGCCAGCCCTGTGGAGATGACTAGAATATCTTGGAAGATCTCTTGTGCCATTCATACTTCATAATGTTTTGGGGAAACAGGATCTAAAAATCAGATGAACACATGACTCCATTTATGATGTGTTCCTCTTCTTTGGCATTTTAAACTAGCCAGTTGatggcttttttgtttgattgtttgtttatttatttattctttgtttaaCCACGGGATCATCACAGACCTCTTGTGGTACTTCATCAGGAGATCCTAAAAATACtgtgttaatatttttcatgctgtAGATTTTTGTCCACTCTTGCTATAACTGATGGTATTTCtcaattttttaatatgttttctaattaaaaaatagccATATGAACAACTCTGACTCTTTACAATCTTTGCCATTAGTCTTCTAGATGGCATTatggaaagcagaaattaaaaattcccATCATATTTTTTAGGCTGTTGTTCTGTATTATGTTTTATCATGTCTTAGTTGCTACTGATATTTCTGTCATACTGCACTTCATACTCATCAGTGACTAACTTGATGAGGTAACTAGTAAACTGAGCCCATGGATGAACACCCACAATGTGTTTATTATTGATGACATTTTTAGCAGTATAATAGCACTGCCAATAGTTGTAACAAAAGCttctttgtatatatttattttcactgatcAAGATAATCCAATCATATTCAATATTATCTTTCCAGCATCTAATAGTTCTTCTAGACACGAAAATTTGAAAGACATTTCctgtttatgttttttatttatactCCATTAAATCTCATTCAGCCATAAAGTTTTGATCCTGTGATAACTTACTCTTTTGTTTAACTCCGGAGGGACTAATCATGAACAAAGCACATCATTTGCACTCTCCACTTCATGTAGTTAAAAAAGTTTTAGTGTTTACATAGCTTTTAGAGAAGCGAGATTTATAGAAAGAAGTAGTAGTTTTAGTTGAGTGGTTACAGACGGGAAAAACATAGTCAAGCCTTCAGTCACATCTATATCTCTGAAGCACAAATATCAAACTTCCAACTTCAGACTAAGTGTGGGTGGGAGGAACCGCTAAGTGGATGTTGAGTATGTTAGTCCGTTTAGCCGCTTGAGGGAAATCAGCGATACCTGTTGAGAGGATGGGACTGTGAGCAAAGGGAGAGGCACATAGCTCAGGTCCTGTGGGATGAGAGAGGGAGATTGTTAGGCAATTGCTGTCTTTAAAACTGAGGGGAATTAACTGGAAGAGGGCTGGATCTTTGGAAAGTGTGTGGGAGATTTCAGGACGTGCAGTTCTTGATGATCCAGCTCCTAAGTGACGGCGAGCCTATGCAAGCATGGATGCACTCTGCTGCTTTGAAATTTTGCCTTTGAGGATAAATGCTTTCCAGATCCTATATATCTCATCAGACTTTTTCTGCATATGATTGGTgtgtataggaaaaaaaaattcagtcagACCAGTAGTCCCTCAGGCCCCATCCAGATTTTCTCAGTACAAAGAACAGATCCTACCTGTCCAGTGGATGGAGACAGCACAGCTGCAAGACCCAGGAACACTATTGGCAGAATCATCTCTGAAAAGAGAAgacagtttttttatttttttttcttctctttatggagcttttatttctctgaacaTATAACACATCTTTCTCCCGTGTATCTCCAAGCTTTCCCGCAACTAGAAAGGTAACggattctttctttcttccttctcttctctcattttcagaatttctgtgaATCAGCTGCTTTGTGTCTCATACTTCTTGGACTAATCCTAGTTGAATACCTCCAAATAAATTCACAGTACAAGAGGATATTCATGCTTCTCTTTCTGTAGAAAAACTTCTGCAAATCACCCTGCTGCGGATGCTGCTTTTGGCTTGTTTGTGGCTGTGTTACTCTGAAACTGCCTTCTCCCCATTGCCTGCTTTGATTGGACTGCATTGGTGGAAAGGGTCATTAGACAGCCCATGTGCAGACCTCTACATCCAGGTTTCCAGGTCTGGAGTCAAAACCCTTCCTAAATGACTTCAAAGCACTTCAAAAACTCACGTAAGCTGGGACAGAACTGGATGGACCAGAAATGGAACAGCACTGCCGTCCTGGGGAAGAGttgtttcagaaagatttttacttactttattaattttttaagaaaacatttgatcAGAGTGCAGGTAGTGTGTAATCACAAAAGAAACGGGTGCTTTCTCTAAGTGAAAAAGCAACAACCAGACTTTGGATTGACCAAAACTACTTGCTTAGGAAGGAGAGTAAAGGCTTCATTCTGTCCTATGACAGTGATCCAGAGGGTAATAAGgttactttaaaattttgttgTCTGATTGCAATCAGTCATAAGAGTTACGTTCAGCCTGTTTCTGCTTAGCTACCTTGGGCAGGCAAGCAGGTGACTAGAGTGGAATTTACTTATTTTGGCAGTTTTCCCATCTTAGAACTCCAAGGGAGTTTATAGGCATGTTGCCACAGAGATGTCTTATTAGCTTAACTTCTTATTTGGTCTTGAAGGGCTGCTGGGTTTAGTTTTAATTTATCCCTGGAGAAAGGCCAGTTGGGTTTGCTGATCTTTCCATACTCAGCAAAGCCCCTTTACCTTGAGGCAACTGCTTTATATAAAACACAAGGTGCTCCTGCTCATGGAGAACATGAGGCGAGAAAACACTGCCCTTTTCCAAATGGTACAGCAAGACCCATTTTCCTCACCAGCTTGCTTACCTTGCACAGGAGGAGACACACTGTCCCTAGCCTGCAGGCAGGGGacctgctccagctctgctgaagaGCAAAGCCTCTCAGAGTGGGATCTCTGGTCATGTCTGCACTGGGAAACTAGACCCCGCGGGGAGCTGCTCTGT
This genomic stretch from Anser cygnoides isolate HZ-2024a breed goose chromosome 3, Taihu_goose_T2T_genome, whole genome shotgun sequence harbors:
- the LOC106038117 gene encoding cysteine-rich venom protein-like isoform X4, whose amino-acid sequence is MDCVNHELAQKQEHPDIWRLSSTQKNILVKQKGYKSCSSEELQSLPQPPAEGLKKLPVFLETKEMILPIVFLGLAAVLSPSTGQDLSYVPLPLLTVPSSQQVPEAFTALITTNPDQQKLIVDKHNTLRRGVNPTASNMLRMEWNLAAATNAQNWANQCSLSHSPSSQRKTNVDCGENLYMSTAPSSWSDAIQAWYNEEKDFKYGVGATTKDAVIGHYTQVVWYKSYQIGCAVAYCPNSNYKYFYVCQYCPAGNRVDLMKTPYKEGKPCGDCPNACDNGLCTNPCKFQDLYSNCPGLVNDYGCANTFVMQNCPASCQCKTEIK
- the LOC106038117 gene encoding cysteine-rich venom protein-like isoform X1; the protein is MDCVNHELAQKQEHPDIWRLSSTQKNILVKQKGYKSCSSEELQSLPQPPAEGLKKLPVFLETKEMILPIVFLGLAAVLSPSTGQVPEAFTALITTNPDQQKLIVDKHNTLRRGVNPTASNMLRMEWNLAAATNAQNWANQCSLSHSPSSQRKTNVDCGENLYMSTAPSSWSDAIQAWYNEEKDFKYGVGATTKDAVIGHYTQVVWYKSYQIGCAVAYCPNSNYKYFYVCQYCPAGNRVDLMKTPYKEGKPCGDCPNACDNGLCTNPCKFQDLYSNCPGLVNDYGCANTFVMQNCPASCQCKTEIK
- the LOC106038117 gene encoding cysteine-rich venom protein-like isoform X3; the protein is MILPIVFLGLAAVLSPSTGQDLSYVPLPLLTVPSSQQVPEAFTALITTNPDQQKLIVDKHNTLRRGVNPTASNMLRMEWNLAAATNAQNWANQCSLSHSPSSQRKTNVDCGENLYMSTAPSSWSDAIQAWYNEEKDFKYGVGATTKDAVIGHYTQVVWYKSYQIGCAVAYCPNSNYKYFYVCQYCPAGNRVDLMKTPYKEGKPCGDCPNACDNGLCTNPCKFQDLYSNCPGLVNDYGCANTFVMQNCPASCQCKTEIK
- the LOC106038117 gene encoding cysteine-rich venom protein-like isoform X2; its protein translation is MHCSFWSPFGFYNTCDTESPGPIRKQKGYKSCSSEELQSLPQPPAEGLKKLPVFLETKEMILPIVFLGLAAVLSPSTGQVPEAFTALITTNPDQQKLIVDKHNTLRRGVNPTASNMLRMEWNLAAATNAQNWANQCSLSHSPSSQRKTNVDCGENLYMSTAPSSWSDAIQAWYNEEKDFKYGVGATTKDAVIGHYTQVVWYKSYQIGCAVAYCPNSNYKYFYVCQYCPAGNRVDLMKTPYKEGKPCGDCPNACDNGLCTNPCKFQDLYSNCPGLVNDYGCANTFVMQNCPASCQCKTEIK